One genomic segment of Thermodesulfobacterium sp. TA1 includes these proteins:
- the priA gene encoding primosomal protein N': protein MYLVEVVLPLPLNQTFFYLSHSFIIPGIRCIVPFKNFKLIGIVLSCEPVEEENLKNSKFTYKEIEEIIDKEPIVPPKIFPFFEWIANYYLCPLGLVYKTALPSGTFILPKKRIFLTPLGKEALKKGELPEVCSLIKTKGYEFKTFLRKAKVSSKELLKWKKQGFLEIQYYFPEVKLPKEVFIRLNPALEEKDIENNKILHYISSLKEVPEKVLKNLFPAKEVNTLIKKGILERVEYPKMRKVSIFMSVPEVYRLTPLQRSVFLKIKERIDTGGFRPILLFGVTGSGKSLIYLEAIKEVLAKGKRVLVLVPEIVLTTYMEMLLLKHFTTDIAVLHSGLSNGERFKEWQRIVKGEVKIVVGARSAIFAPIEGLGLIVVDEEHDHSYKEENLTCKYNARDLALIRGQMENIPVILGSATPSVKSFYWALEGKYDLLVLKDRPYTQLPKIKLIKNPGFKLVTATLKQAIEEELARGKSVFLYLNRRGYAPLVRCEDCFHLWQCPNCGIPLTYHKEEESLLCHYCGFEITKTLVCPNCKGTNLKFYRAGTERVEEELKKFFPEVEVVRLDRDSINTEKKFLKVMEKIYQPIPKIIVGTQMGVHGHNFPEVSLVGVLRAEEGLFIPSYRSNERTFQLLTQAAGRAGRKAERGKVFFQTTLEEHYVINYALTQNYEGFYHQEIELRRAFGFPPFVRMAVIKIEGIKEELVKLGGIKAKEILEAIVEEEGLEGIKIIGPSPCPLRKLKGFYRWHLILKAESYKKINQLLKVFLVRFGLKGIKLTYDIDPEDLL, encoded by the coding sequence ATGTACCTTGTTGAGGTAGTCCTTCCTTTACCTTTAAATCAAACTTTTTTTTATTTAAGTCATAGTTTTATCATTCCTGGAATAAGGTGCATCGTTCCTTTTAAAAACTTTAAATTAATAGGGATCGTTCTTAGTTGTGAACCAGTAGAAGAAGAGAACCTCAAAAATTCAAAGTTTACCTATAAAGAAATAGAAGAGATTATAGACAAAGAACCTATAGTTCCACCTAAGATTTTCCCCTTTTTTGAATGGATAGCCAATTATTATTTATGTCCTTTAGGTTTGGTATATAAAACAGCTCTACCTTCTGGAACATTTATTCTTCCTAAAAAAAGAATCTTTCTAACACCTCTCGGTAAAGAAGCTTTAAAAAAAGGAGAACTTCCTGAGGTTTGTTCTTTGATAAAAACTAAGGGGTATGAGTTTAAAACTTTTTTAAGAAAAGCCAAAGTTTCTTCAAAAGAATTACTAAAATGGAAAAAACAGGGATTTTTAGAAATTCAATATTATTTTCCTGAAGTAAAACTACCTAAAGAAGTTTTTATTAGATTAAACCCAGCTTTAGAAGAAAAAGATATAGAAAATAATAAAATTTTACATTATATAAGCAGTTTAAAAGAAGTTCCTGAGAAAGTTTTAAAGAATCTCTTTCCGGCTAAGGAGGTGAATACTTTAATAAAAAAAGGGATTTTAGAACGGGTTGAATATCCAAAAATGAGGAAGGTTTCGATTTTTATGTCTGTGCCTGAAGTTTATCGTTTGACCCCATTACAAAGAAGTGTTTTTTTGAAAATTAAAGAAAGAATTGATACAGGAGGTTTTAGGCCCATTTTACTTTTTGGTGTTACAGGAAGCGGAAAGTCCTTAATATATTTAGAGGCGATAAAAGAGGTTTTAGCTAAAGGGAAAAGGGTTTTGGTTTTAGTACCAGAGATTGTTCTGACCACTTACATGGAAATGTTATTGCTTAAGCATTTTACAACTGACATAGCTGTTCTTCATAGTGGTCTTTCTAATGGTGAAAGGTTTAAGGAGTGGCAAAGGATAGTTAAAGGAGAGGTAAAAATTGTGGTAGGTGCAAGGTCTGCTATTTTTGCTCCTATAGAAGGCTTGGGTTTGATAGTAGTGGATGAAGAGCACGACCATTCCTATAAAGAAGAAAACCTTACTTGTAAATATAATGCCAGAGACCTTGCTTTGATACGGGGGCAAATGGAGAACATACCGGTAATTTTGGGTTCAGCTACCCCAAGTGTAAAAAGCTTTTATTGGGCTTTAGAAGGGAAATATGACCTTTTGGTTTTAAAAGACCGTCCTTATACTCAACTTCCTAAGATAAAACTTATAAAAAATCCTGGCTTTAAATTAGTGACTGCTACGCTGAAGCAAGCCATAGAAGAAGAACTTGCAAGGGGAAAGTCGGTTTTTTTATACCTTAACCGAAGAGGATATGCCCCTTTGGTAAGGTGTGAAGATTGCTTTCATTTATGGCAATGCCCTAATTGTGGTATTCCTCTTACCTATCATAAAGAAGAGGAAAGCCTTTTATGTCATTATTGTGGTTTTGAAATAACCAAAACTCTTGTCTGTCCTAACTGTAAAGGAACTAATCTAAAGTTTTATCGAGCAGGAACCGAAAGGGTTGAAGAAGAGTTGAAAAAATTTTTTCCAGAGGTAGAGGTGGTAAGGTTAGACCGAGATAGTATAAATACTGAGAAAAAATTTTTAAAAGTGATGGAAAAAATTTACCAGCCCATACCTAAAATCATCGTAGGCACTCAAATGGGGGTACATGGACATAACTTTCCAGAAGTAAGTTTGGTTGGGGTTTTAAGGGCTGAAGAGGGTTTGTTTATACCTTCTTATAGGTCTAATGAAAGGACTTTTCAGTTGCTTACTCAGGCGGCAGGGAGAGCAGGAAGAAAGGCTGAAAGAGGTAAGGTGTTTTTTCAGACTACTTTAGAGGAACATTATGTGATAAATTATGCCCTAACCCAGAACTATGAAGGTTTTTATCACCAAGAAATAGAGTTAAGGAGGGCTTTTGGCTTCCCACCTTTTGTGAGGATGGCGGTTATCAAAATAGAAGGTATTAAAGAAGAATTGGTAAAATTAGGAGGTATTAAGGCTAAGGAAATTTTAGAGGCTATCGTAGAAGAAGAGGGTTTGGAAGGTATAAAGATAATAGGACCTTCTCCCTGTCCTCTTAGAAAATTAAAGGGTTTTTATCGTTGGCATCTTATATTAAAAGCGGAAAGTTATAAAAAGATTAATCAACTTTTAAAGGTTTTTTTGGTTCGTTTTGGTTTAAAAGGGATAAAATTAACCTATGATATCGACCCTGAAGACCTTTTATAA
- a CDS encoding UTP--glucose-1-phosphate uridylyltransferase: MKVRKAVLPVAGLGTRMLPITKVVPKELLPVIERPTVEYVIDEAIQSGVNTLIFIISQGKGKIIDYFDIDLNLRSFLKERGKTDLLEKVKEVEEKIKYLIEVRQKVPEGLGHAILMAEEAVGKEPFAVLLGDDLVDADPPCLKQMLEVYQSLSLKVSRVSLIAVEEVSWEHISRYGIIDGEKVEENLIRIKNVVEKPAPEEAPSNLAIIGRYIFDPVIFDYLKRIPKVNGEYQLTDAIQLMVDEGHEVYAYLSKGIRFDTGNREGFFKTILHYACKDPKLEDVLKSFCQKRFQI, translated from the coding sequence ATGAAGGTAAGAAAAGCTGTTCTTCCTGTGGCAGGACTTGGAACAAGAATGCTTCCGATTACTAAAGTAGTGCCTAAGGAGCTTTTACCGGTTATAGAAAGACCCACCGTAGAATACGTAATAGATGAAGCCATTCAATCTGGGGTTAATACGTTGATTTTTATCATTTCTCAAGGAAAGGGAAAAATCATAGATTATTTTGATATTGATCTAAACTTAAGAAGTTTTCTTAAAGAAAGAGGAAAAACAGACCTCTTAGAAAAGGTAAAAGAGGTAGAAGAAAAGATAAAATATCTTATAGAAGTTAGACAAAAAGTCCCTGAGGGTTTAGGACATGCCATTTTGATGGCAGAGGAAGCTGTAGGAAAAGAGCCTTTTGCTGTTTTATTAGGAGACGACCTGGTGGACGCAGACCCACCTTGTCTTAAGCAGATGTTAGAGGTTTATCAAAGTTTATCTCTTAAAGTTTCAAGAGTAAGTCTTATAGCGGTAGAAGAGGTAAGTTGGGAACATATTTCAAGATATGGGATTATCGATGGGGAAAAAGTAGAAGAAAACCTTATAAGAATAAAAAACGTAGTAGAAAAACCTGCCCCTGAAGAGGCACCTTCTAACCTTGCTATCATAGGGCGCTATATTTTTGACCCGGTGATTTTTGATTATTTAAAGAGAATACCTAAGGTTAACGGAGAGTACCAGCTGACTGACGCTATACAACTTATGGTAGATGAGGGACATGAGGTTTATGCTTATTTGTCTAAAGGGATAAGATTTGATACAGGAAATAGAGAGGGATTTTTTAAAACTATCCTTCATTACGCCTGTAAAGACCCAAAACTTGAGGATGTTTTAAAGAGTTTTTGCCAAAAACGTTTCCAAATTTAA
- a CDS encoding type IV pilus twitching motility protein PilT, producing MLTDFDIKDLFFRLVNVEPGVSDVFILSGYPFQVMVYGTMKNVFLEDFYVDRLTPFQTEAIAFNLLKDNPQLFLKLFKDGYADFSYFLDDNTRFRVNVFSRQKTYNIIMRKLDSRVKGIDEWGLPEVFYKIAKEKFGIVLVTGATGQGKTTTLAAILHEINKTQPVHILTLEDPIEYLHQPIKATINQRELGTDFSSYAEGLRAALREAPHVILVGEIRDRETMDIALMAAETGHLVFSTLHTIGASQTINRVIGFYPPDEENFIRQRLASSLRWVIGQKLLPKIGGGRIPVFDILYNNLRVKEIILTGESEGKTFYDAMTQGKPFGMQTFDQHLIELYEKNLIEEELAVYHALRKDIVGRQIDLIKKRREVKEEPTYLELGGKGVK from the coding sequence ATGTTGACAGATTTTGATATAAAAGACTTGTTTTTTAGATTGGTTAATGTAGAGCCAGGAGTGTCTGATGTTTTTATCCTTTCAGGTTATCCTTTTCAGGTAATGGTCTATGGAACGATGAAAAACGTTTTTTTAGAAGATTTTTATGTAGACAGATTAACTCCCTTTCAAACTGAAGCTATAGCTTTTAATCTTTTAAAAGACAATCCTCAGCTTTTTTTAAAACTTTTTAAGGATGGATATGCAGATTTTTCTTATTTTTTAGATGATAATACAAGGTTTAGGGTAAACGTTTTTTCTCGTCAAAAGACTTATAACATCATCATGAGAAAGCTTGACAGTAGGGTTAAGGGTATAGATGAATGGGGCCTTCCTGAGGTATTTTATAAGATTGCCAAAGAAAAATTTGGGATTGTGTTGGTTACTGGAGCTACCGGACAAGGTAAAACCACTACCTTAGCAGCCATTCTTCACGAAATCAACAAGACCCAGCCTGTGCATATTTTAACCTTAGAAGACCCTATAGAATACCTCCATCAACCTATAAAAGCGACCATTAACCAAAGGGAATTGGGGACTGATTTTAGCTCTTATGCTGAGGGACTTAGGGCAGCTTTAAGAGAAGCCCCTCATGTTATTTTGGTAGGTGAGATAAGAGATAGAGAAACCATGGATATAGCCCTTATGGCGGCTGAAACCGGACATTTAGTGTTTTCAACCCTACATACCATAGGAGCTTCGCAAACCATTAACAGGGTTATAGGGTTTTATCCTCCTGATGAAGAAAATTTTATAAGACAAAGGCTTGCCTCTTCGCTTAGATGGGTGATAGGCCAAAAACTTTTACCTAAAATAGGAGGAGGACGGATTCCTGTTTTTGATATCCTTTATAACAACCTAAGGGTAAAAGAAATCATACTTACAGGCGAGTCAGAGGGTAAAACTTTTTATGATGCCATGACCCAGGGAAAACCTTTTGGGATGCAAACCTTTGATCAACATCTTATTGAGCTTTATGAAAAAAATCTTATTGAGGAAGAGTTAGCGGTATATCATGCCTTAAGAAAGGATATAGTAGGAAGACAAATAGACCTTATTAAAAAGAGAAGAGAGGTGAAAGAAGAGCCTACTTATTTAGAGCTTGGAGGCAAAGGGGTAAAATAA
- a CDS encoding type IV pilus twitching motility protein PilT, translating into MAKLDAFFKLMVDTQASDLHLSAGNPPLLRVHGDLQRVKYKVLEDEELREMLYEIAPEEVIKKFEEEGEVDWGYEFPGLARFRVNYYRQRRGVAAAFRLIPNKIKTVEELGLPSILNRLALLPRGLILVTGPTGSGKSTTLAAIIDYANRMRYDYILTIEDPIEFVHEPKNCLINQRELGTHTKSFANALRAALREDPDIIMIGEMRDLETISLALEAALTGHLVFATLHTISAAQTVSRIVDAFPPEERDQIRVSLSEALRAVVSQTMFKRIDRPGRIVAMEIMIATPAIRNLIRENKIHQIPSMIQMGKKYGMMSLDDCIMEYLNNKWISPEEAFIKAVDKSRFIPYVQNKEILDFTEMPG; encoded by the coding sequence ATGGCTAAGTTAGACGCCTTTTTCAAATTGATGGTAGATACTCAAGCCTCAGACCTGCATCTTTCTGCAGGAAATCCCCCTCTTCTAAGGGTTCATGGGGACCTTCAGAGGGTAAAGTATAAGGTCTTAGAAGATGAAGAACTTAGAGAAATGCTTTATGAAATTGCTCCGGAAGAGGTCATCAAAAAATTTGAAGAAGAAGGAGAGGTAGACTGGGGATATGAATTTCCTGGCTTAGCAAGGTTTAGGGTTAACTATTATCGTCAAAGAAGAGGTGTAGCTGCAGCCTTTAGGCTTATCCCTAATAAGATTAAGACGGTAGAAGAATTAGGTCTTCCTTCAATCCTTAATCGTTTAGCTCTTTTACCTAGAGGGTTGATTTTAGTTACCGGTCCTACAGGTTCAGGTAAATCTACCACCCTTGCAGCTATCATAGATTATGCCAACAGGATGCGTTATGACTATATTCTTACCATAGAAGACCCTATTGAGTTTGTGCACGAGCCGAAAAATTGTTTGATAAACCAAAGAGAACTTGGTACCCACACTAAGAGCTTTGCCAATGCTCTTAGGGCTGCTTTGAGAGAAGACCCTGACATCATCATGATAGGAGAAATGAGAGATTTAGAGACTATTTCTTTAGCCCTTGAGGCGGCTTTAACCGGACATTTAGTGTTTGCCACCCTTCATACCATCAGTGCAGCCCAAACGGTAAGCAGAATTGTAGATGCCTTTCCACCAGAAGAAAGGGACCAAATAAGGGTTTCTTTATCAGAAGCATTAAGAGCGGTTGTTTCTCAAACTATGTTTAAAAGAATAGACAGACCTGGTAGGATAGTTGCTATGGAAATCATGATAGCTACCCCTGCTATCAGAAATTTGATAAGAGAAAACAAGATACATCAAATACCTTCGATGATACAGATGGGTAAGAAATATGGTATGATGTCTCTTGACGACTGCATCATGGAGTATCTTAATAACAAATGGATAAGCCCTGAGGAGGCCTTTATCAAGGCGGTAGATAAGAGCAGGTTTATTCCTTATGTGCAAAATAAAGAGATTTTAGACTTTACCGAAATGCCTGGTTAA
- a CDS encoding NIL domain-containing protein — translation MVYKKGFYLKFNPEIVDKPIVYRLVKDYDLVFNILRAVITPGKEGIMILELEGTPEKLKEGLNYLKEVGIEVKSLEQQIIKNEEKCIHCGNCTAACPTGALYIERDSFYVRFNPEKCTACEFCVAVCITKAMEVHVEREVESFT, via the coding sequence GTGGTCTACAAAAAGGGTTTTTATCTTAAGTTTAATCCAGAGATAGTAGATAAACCTATAGTGTATAGACTGGTAAAGGATTATGACCTGGTTTTTAATATCCTTAGAGCGGTTATTACTCCTGGTAAAGAAGGTATTATGATCCTTGAACTTGAAGGGACGCCTGAAAAACTAAAAGAAGGCTTAAATTACCTTAAAGAGGTAGGAATAGAAGTTAAGTCTTTGGAACAACAGATTATCAAAAATGAAGAAAAATGTATTCATTGTGGAAATTGTACAGCCGCTTGCCCTACAGGAGCTCTTTATATAGAAAGGGATAGTTTTTACGTAAGATTTAATCCTGAAAAGTGTACAGCTTGTGAATTTTGCGTAGCGGTTTGTATTACTAAAGCGATGGAAGTTCACGTAGAAAGAGAGGTTGAGAGCTTCACATAG
- a CDS encoding YcaO-like family protein, producing MEDLLKKFFQPSKKVIADKAALPEETVSRVENRLKSLGLKVYKGVQRIDKGRLGIPVYISLYDIDGQKVTGNFKQMGKGSTEVLAKASALMELVERFSLFSFYQTVENVGKLTTFEEIGDEALSWEVFLRSVEDEETNKVKEIAYRYIKKTPMWFVPGLEVTTKKVKYLPFHWFWILYEYNGSAGGNTYPEAAVQAICELVERHVNALSIRTGMPMAEIKRGSISGEGESLLSCYERLGIKVWIRDMTLGMPVPTIAVMAMDPSTYPKRSEIVYAAGTGTSPERALIRALTEVAQLAGDFDTEGKYLESGLPKFRTLEEASQVITISGEVNLQDLPNLYAENHTEELETLTQRLKDIGYQTYLVDITHPDLSIPAIYAVIPGFLFRERTKISYLYQLVRTLSLYLPFEVQKSILEDLIKEAPEKYYLWAFLGNTYKELQELERAIKAYQRALELIDFEDDNIALYTHLADAYLKDEQYKKAVEVASQGLSLEEVPELYNILGRAYYKLGEYFLAMDAFFKAIELNPASAIDYANIGYCFKALDQLPTAEVFFLKALEINPDLTVAKMGLEYCGKVLNTQN from the coding sequence ATGGAAGACCTTTTAAAAAAATTTTTTCAGCCTTCTAAAAAGGTGATAGCTGATAAGGCAGCTCTTCCAGAAGAGACGGTATCCAGGGTAGAAAACAGGCTTAAAAGTTTAGGGCTTAAGGTTTATAAAGGGGTTCAAAGGATAGATAAAGGTAGGCTTGGGATTCCGGTATATATAAGTCTTTATGATATAGATGGACAAAAGGTTACTGGAAATTTTAAACAAATGGGGAAAGGTTCTACCGAGGTTTTAGCCAAAGCAAGTGCCCTTATGGAACTGGTAGAAAGATTTTCCCTTTTTTCTTTTTATCAAACGGTAGAAAATGTAGGAAAGCTTACTACTTTTGAAGAAATAGGAGATGAAGCCCTTTCTTGGGAGGTTTTTTTGAGGTCTGTAGAGGATGAAGAGACAAATAAAGTCAAAGAAATAGCCTATCGGTATATAAAAAAGACTCCTATGTGGTTTGTTCCAGGGTTAGAGGTTACTACTAAAAAGGTCAAATATTTACCTTTTCATTGGTTTTGGATACTTTATGAGTATAACGGGTCTGCTGGAGGGAATACTTATCCAGAGGCTGCTGTTCAAGCCATCTGTGAGTTGGTAGAAAGACATGTAAACGCCCTTTCAATAAGGACAGGTATGCCTATGGCTGAGATCAAAAGGGGGTCTATTTCAGGAGAAGGAGAAAGCCTTCTCTCTTGTTATGAACGTTTAGGTATAAAGGTATGGATAAGAGACATGACCTTAGGTATGCCGGTTCCTACTATAGCGGTAATGGCGATGGATCCTTCTACTTATCCTAAAAGAAGTGAAATCGTTTATGCCGCAGGAACAGGTACTTCTCCTGAAAGGGCTTTGATAAGGGCTTTGACTGAGGTAGCTCAACTGGCAGGAGATTTTGATACCGAAGGAAAATATTTAGAAAGCGGACTTCCTAAGTTTCGGACCTTAGAAGAAGCCTCTCAAGTTATCACTATTAGTGGGGAAGTGAACTTGCAGGATCTTCCAAATCTTTATGCTGAAAACCATACAGAGGAACTTGAGACTTTAACCCAACGTTTAAAAGACATAGGATACCAAACTTATTTGGTTGATATAACCCATCCAGACTTATCAATTCCTGCGATTTATGCGGTTATCCCAGGATTTCTTTTTAGGGAGAGAACTAAAATTTCTTACCTTTATCAACTGGTAAGGACCCTAAGCCTTTATCTTCCTTTTGAGGTTCAGAAATCGATTTTAGAAGATTTAATAAAAGAAGCACCTGAAAAGTATTATCTTTGGGCTTTTTTGGGTAATACCTATAAAGAACTGCAAGAATTGGAAAGAGCGATTAAAGCCTATCAAAGGGCACTTGAATTAATAGACTTTGAAGATGACAATATAGCCCTTTATACCCATTTAGCTGATGCCTATCTAAAAGATGAACAGTACAAAAAGGCGGTAGAAGTTGCCTCGCAAGGGCTCTCTTTAGAAGAGGTTCCTGAACTTTACAATATTTTAGGAAGGGCTTATTATAAGTTAGGAGAATATTTTTTAGCTATGGATGCCTTTTTTAAGGCGATCGAATTAAACCCTGCTTCTGCTATAGATTATGCAAACATAGGTTATTGTTTTAAAGCCTTAGACCAGCTACCCACTGCAGAGGTTTTCTTTTTAAAAGCCTTAGAAATTAATCCTGATTTGACGGTTGCTAAAATGGGATTAGAATATTGTGGGAAGGTTTTAAACACACAAAATTAA
- the mnmA gene encoding tRNA 2-thiouridine(34) synthase MnmA has translation MKIAICLSGGVDSSFAAYLLKEQGFSLVGLTFKLFENQEEIEKAKMIAEKLEIPHHIIDLSHEFQAQIISYFVKTYQEGKTPNPCALCNRKIKFGKVLEWALKTLKVEKLATGHYVGLEAYQGEVLLKKAKDHKKDQSYFLSLITKEALPFLTFPLNGYLKEDIKNLAKKIFNLETSKESQDVCFLKGKSIKEFLSLFLNPQKGPIVYKDRVVGQHEGIFFYTIGQRKGLRIPLGKPLYIIRLEAKTNTVFLGEKEDLAAKGVVLENLNLHLPINRWTSPEAQIRYRAPLVKVKDVVQKEEKTEVYFKEPVFGVTPGQVCAFYEKDFLLGGGIIVDKL, from the coding sequence ATGAAAATAGCTATTTGTCTTAGTGGTGGTGTAGACAGTTCTTTTGCAGCCTATCTTTTAAAAGAACAAGGTTTCTCTTTAGTAGGGCTTACGTTTAAACTTTTTGAGAACCAAGAAGAGATAGAAAAAGCGAAGATGATCGCTGAAAAACTTGAGATACCTCACCATATTATAGACCTTTCTCACGAATTTCAAGCTCAAATCATCTCCTATTTTGTAAAAACCTATCAAGAAGGGAAAACCCCAAACCCTTGTGCTTTATGTAACCGAAAAATAAAGTTTGGTAAGGTGCTTGAATGGGCCTTAAAAACTTTAAAGGTAGAAAAGTTAGCCACCGGACATTACGTAGGCTTAGAAGCATACCAAGGAGAAGTCCTGTTAAAAAAAGCAAAAGACCACAAAAAAGACCAATCTTACTTTTTGTCCTTGATAACTAAAGAGGCTTTGCCTTTTTTAACCTTTCCTTTAAATGGCTATCTAAAAGAAGATATCAAAAACCTGGCTAAAAAAATCTTTAACCTTGAAACTTCTAAAGAATCCCAAGATGTATGTTTTTTAAAAGGTAAATCTATAAAGGAATTTTTATCACTTTTTTTAAACCCTCAAAAAGGTCCGATAGTTTATAAAGACAGGGTAGTAGGTCAACATGAAGGGATATTTTTCTATACCATAGGCCAAAGAAAAGGGCTTAGAATTCCTTTAGGGAAACCTCTTTACATCATCCGTTTAGAGGCCAAGACCAACACCGTTTTTCTTGGAGAAAAAGAGGACCTTGCAGCCAAAGGGGTAGTATTAGAAAACCTAAACCTCCACCTTCCTATAAACCGATGGACTTCTCCTGAAGCTCAGATAAGATACCGTGCCCCTTTGGTAAAGGTTAAAGATGTGGTGCAAAAAGAAGAAAAAACCGAGGTTTATTTTAAAGAACCTGTGTTTGGGGTCACCCCAGGACAGGTTTGCGCCTTTTATGAGAAAGATTTTTTGTTAGGGGGTGGGATCATCGTAGACAAACTTTAA
- a CDS encoding UvrD-helicase domain-containing protein — translation MELSLTQEQQEVLNTFQDTLVIAGPGTGKTYTLVAKVKHLIEKDYVSPEKILVLTYSLKTSKELKQRLIKHGLKHVKVDTFHGYAYDLWCQHHQKPPKLITEQEKKEILKKLFGKTKNPLKLPNHKLSFFEYLKKNQLLDFELLLYEALSLSNINFAGYHVIIDEFQDLSEDILKFLTLFNDATFTLFGDPNQSIYGFRGANLKNLKAFWENFRPNLKILALSQSFRCPEEILKHAENFKSSPWAKITYTSVKKGGKVEGMFFEKTFQEKEVLTDLVKKLLGGLQLEQQTQEGLPPKEIFVLARLKEVFQPLKETFIKAGIPVNLVEEEAKTAYETLQEFISEVQTSAFSVEDLIKKAHPKIKTYSENLWELSDQNKERFLGYLLSTHYSDLIEIDQEGVNFLSIHASKGLEAEVVILVGVEQGLIPLTLFQDTDEEEEKRLIYVAITRTKREFYFSAVKERKVYQFCLNSGLSPLFKGMPLKTFKPKPPKPKQSSLFSL, via the coding sequence ATGGAGCTCAGCCTAACCCAGGAACAACAAGAGGTCTTAAATACCTTTCAAGATACTCTTGTAATAGCCGGCCCCGGAACTGGTAAAACCTACACCTTGGTAGCTAAAGTTAAGCACCTTATAGAAAAGGATTACGTTTCTCCGGAAAAAATCTTAGTTTTAACCTATTCCCTTAAAACCTCAAAGGAGCTTAAACAAAGATTGATTAAGCATGGCTTAAAACATGTAAAAGTAGATACCTTTCACGGCTATGCCTATGATTTGTGGTGCCAACACCATCAAAAACCTCCTAAGCTGATTACCGAACAAGAAAAAAAAGAAATCTTAAAAAAACTTTTTGGAAAAACTAAAAACCCTCTAAAGCTACCTAACCATAAACTTAGTTTTTTTGAATACCTAAAAAAGAACCAGCTTTTAGACTTTGAGCTTTTACTTTATGAAGCTTTATCCCTCTCTAATATAAACTTCGCAGGTTATCATGTCATAATCGATGAGTTTCAAGACCTCTCAGAAGACATCCTAAAATTTTTGACCCTCTTTAACGATGCAACCTTTACGTTGTTTGGAGACCCCAACCAATCTATCTATGGATTTAGAGGGGCTAATCTTAAAAATCTGAAAGCTTTTTGGGAAAACTTTAGACCTAACCTTAAAATCCTTGCTCTTTCCCAAAGCTTTAGATGTCCTGAAGAAATCCTCAAACATGCTGAAAACTTTAAAAGCTCTCCGTGGGCAAAAATAACCTATACCAGTGTTAAAAAAGGTGGTAAGGTAGAAGGGATGTTTTTTGAAAAGACCTTTCAAGAAAAAGAGGTTTTAACCGATTTAGTAAAAAAACTTTTAGGAGGACTCCAATTAGAACAACAAACCCAAGAAGGACTTCCTCCCAAGGAAATCTTCGTGCTTGCCAGACTAAAAGAGGTCTTTCAACCTTTAAAAGAGACGTTTATTAAAGCCGGTATCCCGGTTAACTTAGTAGAAGAAGAAGCAAAAACCGCTTACGAAACCTTACAAGAATTTATCTCTGAGGTTCAAACCTCGGCTTTTTCTGTAGAAGACTTGATAAAAAAAGCCCATCCTAAGATTAAAACTTACTCAGAAAACCTTTGGGAGCTTTCAGACCAAAATAAAGAAAGATTTTTAGGCTATCTTCTTAGCACTCACTACTCAGACCTTATAGAGATAGACCAAGAAGGGGTTAATTTTCTTTCTATCCATGCCTCAAAAGGACTTGAGGCTGAAGTAGTCATTTTAGTAGGAGTAGAACAAGGACTTATTCCCCTTACCCTTTTTCAAGATACAGACGAGGAAGAAGAAAAAAGACTAATCTATGTCGCTATAACCCGAACTAAAAGAGAATTTTACTTTTCTGCGGTAAAAGAAAGAAAGGTTTATCAATTTTGTTTAAACTCTGGATTATCTCCTTTATTTAAAGGTATGCCCTTAAAAACCTTTAAACCTAAACCTCCTAAACCGAAGCAATCAAGCCTTTTTAGTCTCTAA